Proteins encoded together in one Caldibacillus debilis DSM 16016 window:
- a CDS encoding carbohydrate ABC transporter permease, with translation MNGEMELKKGELPKPGRAAKHRPRLAMILSILYAGLGQIYNKRYGKGILLVIIETAFLVTFWDYLNIGFWGLVTLGEIPMVDHSIFLLIQGLISLLLVGFALTIYVINIRDAYKEAQEIVEGKRRPTWKEAIKHSWDVGFPYIFLTPGLIMLLFIVVLPIMFMVALAFTNYNLYHSPPRKLLDWVGFENFLNLVKVPIWQDTFFSVLSWTIVWTLVATTLQIALGLFLAVLVNDPRIKFKKLIRTILILPWAVPSFVTILIFAAMFNDEFGAINRDVLGPLGLSFPWMNDPFYTKLALIFIQTWLGFPFVFALFTGVLQSISKDWYEAAEMDGGTRWQKFRYITLPHVLYATAPLLIMQYTGNFNNFNIIYLFNEGGPAVRGQTAGGTDILISWVYKLTFQTNNYNMAAAISLIIGLIVCGFAFFQFRRTRSFKEEGNI, from the coding sequence ATGAACGGGGAAATGGAATTAAAAAAAGGGGAATTGCCGAAACCCGGGAGGGCGGCTAAACATCGTCCAAGATTAGCGATGATTTTATCCATTCTTTACGCCGGATTGGGTCAGATCTACAACAAGAGATACGGAAAGGGGATCCTGCTCGTCATTATTGAAACCGCCTTCCTTGTCACCTTCTGGGATTATTTAAACATCGGTTTTTGGGGGCTTGTAACCCTTGGAGAAATTCCTATGGTGGATCATTCCATTTTTTTGCTGATCCAGGGATTAATATCGCTCCTTTTGGTCGGCTTTGCCTTGACGATCTATGTCATTAATATCCGGGACGCTTACAAGGAAGCACAGGAAATCGTTGAAGGAAAAAGGCGGCCGACATGGAAGGAGGCGATCAAGCATTCCTGGGATGTGGGCTTTCCCTATATTTTTCTTACGCCGGGCCTCATCATGCTCTTGTTTATTGTCGTGCTGCCAATCATGTTTATGGTTGCCCTGGCCTTTACAAACTACAACCTTTATCACTCGCCGCCAAGAAAATTGTTGGATTGGGTCGGCTTTGAAAACTTTCTTAACCTCGTGAAGGTGCCGATATGGCAGGACACCTTTTTCAGTGTTTTGTCGTGGACGATCGTTTGGACGTTGGTCGCCACCACTTTGCAAATTGCGTTGGGGCTGTTTTTGGCGGTCCTGGTCAATGACCCCCGCATCAAGTTTAAAAAATTGATCCGAACGATATTAATTCTGCCATGGGCGGTTCCATCCTTCGTTACGATTTTGATCTTTGCGGCGATGTTTAACGACGAATTCGGGGCCATTAACCGGGATGTTCTTGGTCCGTTGGGTTTGTCGTTTCCTTGGATGAACGATCCTTTCTATACGAAACTGGCCCTGATATTCATTCAAACATGGCTCGGCTTTCCTTTTGTATTTGCGCTTTTTACAGGGGTTTTGCAAAGTATTTCGAAAGATTGGTATGAAGCCGCCGAAATGGACGGTGGCACCCGCTGGCAAAAATTCCGCTACATTACATTGCCCCACGTTCTATACGCCACGGCCCCTTTATTAATCATGCAATATACGGGGAACTTTAATAACTTTAACATCATTTATTTGTTCAATGAAGGAGGACCGGCCGTCAGGGGGCAAACAGCGGGGGGAACGGACATCCTGATTTCTTGGGTATACAAACTGACGTTCCAGACGAACAATTACAACATGGCAGCCGCCATCTC